From one Rhipicephalus microplus isolate Deutch F79 unplaced genomic scaffold, USDA_Rmic scaffold_23, whole genome shotgun sequence genomic stretch:
- the LOC119164724 gene encoding uncharacterized protein LOC119164724, which produces MLMQAKSFCLCNEDAVLMTMTKLHHNLPFLLIGVLFGIHRTRAADVFKAAIATLAEILQTAVFWPSEEAVVDNLTVHFKKYPNICACSFGLHEIPLQRPKDLVSQLLTYSWYKGTYSAKVLVCEAPGGHVSFLNKAYGGRASDSFITKESKILEKFLPSIDSVMVGKGFLIDELCLQHHVTMVHPPFLRKKKQLTQREAKQNQNIAAARVHVKRTIQRMKALEILSGTLALSFFRTLMIF; this is translated from the coding sequence ATGCTTATGCAGGCAAAAAGCTTTTGCCTATGCAACGAAGATGCAGTGCTAATGACTATGACGAAGCTCCACCACAACCTGCCATTTTTACTAATTGGGGTACTTTTCGGCATTCATCGCACTAGAGCAGCAGATGTATTCAAAGCAGCAATTGCAACACTAGCAGAAATACTGCAAACCGCAGTATTCTGGCCAAGCGAAGAGGCGGTTGTCGACAACCTCACCGTCCATTTTAAGAAATACCCAAATATATGTGCGTGCAGTTTTGGACTGCACGAAATCCCACTGCAAAGACCAAAGGATCTGGTGTCACAGCTACTCACGTACAGCTGGTACAAGGGTACTTATTCAGCTAAGGTTTTAGTCTGTGAAGCACCTGGAGGCCATGTTAGCTTTCTGAACAAGGCGTATGGTGGAAGGGCATCAGATTCCTTTATTACAAAGGAAAGTAAAATTCTTGAGAAGTTTTTGCCTTCTATAGATAGTGTAATGGTTGGCAAGGGCTTTCTGATCGATGAACTCTGCCTTCAGCACCATGTAACCATGGTTCACCCTCCATTTTTACGCAAAAAGAAACAGCTTACACAGCGTGAAGCTAAACAAAACCAGAACATTGCAGCTGCCCGCGTTCATGTGAAACGCACCATTCAGCGTATGAAAGCGTTAGAAATTCTGTCGGGAACCTTGGCACTGAGCTTTTTCCGTACATTGATGATATTTTAA